In a genomic window of Punica granatum isolate Tunisia-2019 chromosome 6, ASM765513v2, whole genome shotgun sequence:
- the LOC116212231 gene encoding uncharacterized protein LOC116212231 has translation MQLPPKIKVPEFQRYYGTTDPRHHLRHYREKMLQYWDYEEFVIHTFQDSLAGAALDWYMSLKAADIPTWADLSNKFIDQYRYCAETPPTLLELSTMEMTEDQGFEAYAVKWRARAAKHVPPISEAQQIQLFHSTLKGAYYLHLLAHTSSFSNLIDAGKKLDIGIKLGKIEGPVEKKEGESSKRAATGTAGNRRGKDTSVNAVNSRRQAPQQYSISYTPAPPAAKAYAPPSIHYQPQPPAQQVYYSAPPASFPLPVPQQYAHNHASAPPQAPQYRPPASRTPQPTQQAPAPQGQQGGATQNRQRKQFTPLPAPLSYIYRQLLAGNKIRSIAPNLDFDPTIQDQSRRCEYHQGAPGHTTDNCWKLRERIQQLIDDKQLTFNAVKPPNVQSNPLPDHGSSSGPSINMIGVCATGEYETGQEAPAPFVIEYVPAEAGVGYAGFDATPAPFVIEVPAREPYQDSRVPWTYEGSVGNLESQFSVMGVTRSGRVYENPKVANKEKALAMPEVTPEASSIPQKKVVEQMAKSPAHISLLALLLGSEPHREALLRVLTAAQIPKETAPERIEETISSIFSNNISFSDDELPSEGWAHSRALHIMNVDFNRIRPSKTAVRAFDGSRREVNGEIDLVIEVGPCSFAVTFQVLDIPNAFSLLLGRPWIHAAGAVPSSLHQRIKFIAEDRLITVKGEEDYAIYKETAVPYIKRFPPKRQHLRRQRAGLLLRIKEEIIKQINAGFLEVCNYSEWVANIVPVEKMDGRVRVCVDYRDLNKASPKDNFPLPHIDVLVDNTARHTLFSFMDDFSGSECTDPGRCPPSGRMSVSFDKPRSLFG, from the exons ATGCAGCTACCCCCAAAGATTAAGGTGCCTGAATTCCAGAGGTACTACGGCACGACCGACCCtcgtcaccatctccgtcactaccgGGAAAAAATGCTGCAGTACTGGGACTACGAAGAGTTTGTCATCCATACATTCCAGGATAGTTTGGCAGGAGCGGCTCTGGATTGGTACATGTCACTGAAAGCTGCAGATATCCCCACGTGGGCAGACCTCTCAAacaaattcatcgaccagtacagGTACTGTGCGGAGACGCCCCCGACTCTGCTGGAGCTCAGCACGATGGAGATGACCGAGGACCAGGGCTTCGAGGCCTATGCAGTGAAGTGGCGAGCTAGAGCGGCGAAGCACGTCCCTCCGATCAGTGAGGCACAGCAGAtccaattattccactccactCTTAAAGGGGCATACTACTTGCACTTGTTGGCCCACACGTCTTCATTCTCTAACCTTATCGACGCCGGAAAGAAGCTCGACATCGGCATCAAGCTCGGCAAGATAGAAGGTCCGGtcgagaaaaaggaaggagagtCCTCGAAGAGGGCCGCCACTGGGACAGCGGGAAACAGGAGAGGGAAAGACACGTCCGTCAATGCTGTCAACTCAAGGCGCCAGGCCCCCCAGCAATATTCTATAAGTTACACGCCCGCACCACCAGCCGCTAAAGCATATGCTCCGCCTTCGATACATTATCAACCACAACCCCCAGCTCAGCAAGTTTACTATTCCGCCCCACCGGCTTCCTTTCCATTGCCAGTCCCGCAGCAATACGCCCATAATCATGCTTCTGCTCCTCCTCAGGCCCCGCAATACAGGCCTCcggcttcgagaactcctcagccgACACAACAGGCCCCAGCCCCACAAGGTCAGCAAGGTGGCGCAACGCAAAATCGGCAGCGTAAACAGTTCACGCCTCTGCCGGCTCCGCTCTCCTACATATACCGGCAACTCCTCGCGGGTAACAAGATCCGATCGATAGCACCTAACCTTGATTTTgacccaaccatccaagatcagagTCGGCGCTGCGAGTACCACCAGGGCGCACCCGGTCACACCACTGACAATTGTTGGAAACTACGGGAGAGGATCCAACAGTTGATTGATGACAAGCAACTCACGttcaacgccgtcaaaccCCCAAACGTGcaatcaaatcctcttcccgatCACGGGTCGAGCTCGGGACCCAGCATTAACATGATCGGTGTTTGCGCTACGGGAGAGTACGAGACCGGACAGGAGGCACCGGCCCCGTTTGTGATCGAATATGTTCCTGCAGAAGCTGGTGTAGGGTATGCAGGGTTTGATGCCACGCCCGCCCCATTCGTGATAGAAGTCCCGGCACGTGAGCCATATCAAGACAGCAGGGTCccgtggacctacgaaggaagtgTTGGGAACCTCGAGAGTCAATTTagcgtcatgggcgtgacgcgcTCGGGTCGAGTCTATGAGAATCCGAAGGTCGCAAACAAAGAGAAAGCCCTGGCAATGCCCGAAGTCACCCCGGAAGCCTCGTCCATTCCCcagaagaag gtggtagagcaaatggccaagtcTCCGGCCCATATTTCGCTACTCGCCCTCCTCTTGGGTTCAGAGCCACATCGTGAAGCGCTTCTAAGGGTCCTGACAGCAGCGCAGATCCCCAAAGAGACGGCTCCGGAGCGGATTGAGGAGACTATCAGTTCGATCTTCTCCAACAACATTTCATTCTCGGATGATGAACTTCCCTCAGAAGGGTGGGCACATTCGCGGGCactacacatt atgaacgtaGACTTTAACCGCATCCGTCCGAGCAAGACTGCAgttcgagccttcgatggctcgCGAAGGGAAGTAAATGGAGAGATCGACCTGGTGATCGAGGTGGGTCCCTGCTCATTCGCTGTTACGTTCCAAGTCTTAGACATTCCGAATGCTTTCAgcttgttgctcgggagaccgtgGATCCATGCAGCTggcgccgttccttcgtcCCTACACCAAAGGATCAAATTCATCGCAGAAGATCGACTTATCACGGTCAAGGGTGAGGAGGACTACGCCATTTACAAGGAGACAGCTGTCCCCTACATCA AGAGGTTTCCACCCAAGCGACAGCACTTACGGCGGCAACGtgccggccttctcctccgcatcaaagaggagatCATTAAACAGATCAATGCAGGGTTTCTGGAAGTTTGCAATTATTCTGAGTGGGTAGCGAACATCGTGCCCGTGGAGaagatggatggaagagttagagtctgcgtcgactaccgagatctcaacaAAGCCAGCCCCAAAGATAACTTTCCCCTACCTCACATTGACGTCTTAGTCGACAACACAGCTCGCCACACGTTGTTTTCCTTCATGGATGACTTCTCCGG GTCTGAGTGTACAGATCCTGGGAGGTGTCCCCCGAGCGGGCGTATGTCTGTCTCGTTCGACAAGCCGCGGTCCCTATTCGGGTGA